The following are encoded together in the Takifugu flavidus isolate HTHZ2018 unplaced genomic scaffold, ASM371156v2 ctg247, whole genome shotgun sequence genome:
- the LOC130519931 gene encoding cerebellin-1, translated as MLAVSLLAALVLAARPARAQNDTEPIVLEGKCLVVCDSNPASDPTGTALGISVRSGSAKVAFSAVRNTNHEPSEMSNRTMVIYFDRVLVNVGKNFDEERSNFIAPRKGIYSFNFHVVKVYNRQTIQVSLMHNGWPVISAFAGDQDVTREAASNGVLIQMEKGDRAYLKLERGNLMGGWKYSTFSGFLVFPM; from the exons ATGTTGGCCGTGAGTCTGCTCGCCGCCCTGGTGCTCGCTGCCCGCCCGGCCCGCGCCCAGAACGACACGGAGCCCATCGTCCTGGAGGGGAAGTGTCTGGTGGTGTGCGACTCCAACCCGGCCTCGGACCCCACCGGCACCGCGCTCGGCATCTCGGTGCGCTCGGGGAGCGCGAAGGTGGCGTTTTCCGCGGTCCGGAACACGAACCACGAACCGTCCGAGATGAGCAACCGGACCATGGTCATCTACTTCGACCGG GTTCTCGTCAACGTGGGGAAGAATTTCGACGAGGAGAGAAGTAATTTCATCGCTCCGCGCAAAGGGATTTACAGCTTTAACTTCCACGTGGTCAAAGTCTACAACCGCCAGACCATCCAG GTGAGCCTGATGCACAACGGCTGGCCGGTGATCTCCGCCTTCGCTGGCGACCAGGACGTGACGCGTGAGGCGGCCAGTAATGGTGTTCTGATCCAGATGGAGAAGGGAGACCGGGCCTACCTCAAGCTGGAGAGAGGAAACCTGATGGGAGGATGGAAGTACTCCACCTTCTCCGGCTTCCTGGTGTTCCCcatgtag